A stretch of the Buchananella sp. 14KM1171 genome encodes the following:
- a CDS encoding 3-isopropylmalate dehydrogenase, translating into MTIKLALIPGDGIGQEVVPQALNVLRAALPVEVEATEFDLGARRYLATGQVLTEQDLADIDSHDAILLGAIGDPRVRSGVLERELLLKMRFALDHGVNLRPSRTYPGSASILAANPQIDMVVVREGTEGLYCGNGGVVRAGTDQEIATEVSVNTAFGVKRVVRDAFERAAARRGKLTLVHKHNVLVNAGRLWARCVEEIGQEFPQVATSYLHIDAAMIALAVDPAQFDVVVTDNLFGDIFTDLAAAVTGGIGLAASANINTERVHPSMFEPVHGSAPDIAGQGIADPIAAILSGAMLAEHLGHADSARAIEAAVTAHLSERTGRLSTQEVGADVLARLS; encoded by the coding sequence ATGACGATCAAGCTCGCGCTCATTCCAGGTGATGGCATCGGCCAGGAGGTTGTTCCCCAGGCCCTGAACGTGCTGCGGGCCGCCCTGCCCGTGGAGGTGGAGGCAACCGAGTTCGATCTCGGTGCGCGCCGCTACCTGGCCACCGGCCAGGTGCTCACCGAGCAGGACCTGGCGGACATCGACTCCCACGACGCGATCCTGCTAGGCGCCATCGGCGACCCGCGCGTGCGCTCCGGCGTGCTTGAGCGCGAGCTGCTGTTGAAGATGCGCTTCGCCCTGGACCACGGCGTGAACCTGCGCCCGTCGCGCACCTACCCGGGCTCCGCCTCCATCCTTGCCGCCAACCCGCAGATCGACATGGTGGTGGTGCGCGAGGGCACGGAGGGCCTCTACTGCGGCAACGGCGGCGTGGTGCGCGCGGGCACCGATCAGGAGATCGCCACCGAGGTCAGCGTCAACACCGCCTTCGGGGTAAAGCGCGTGGTCCGCGACGCCTTCGAACGCGCTGCGGCCCGCCGCGGCAAGCTCACCCTGGTCCACAAGCACAACGTGCTGGTCAACGCCGGGCGCCTGTGGGCCCGCTGCGTGGAGGAGATCGGGCAGGAGTTCCCGCAGGTTGCCACCAGCTACCTCCACATCGACGCCGCCATGATCGCGTTGGCCGTGGACCCGGCGCAGTTTGACGTGGTGGTCACCGACAACCTGTTCGGCGACATCTTCACGGACCTCGCCGCTGCCGTCACCGGCGGCATCGGGCTGGCCGCCAGCGCCAACATCAACACTGAGCGCGTGCACCCCTCCATGTTCGAGCCGGTGCACGGCAGCGCCCCGGATATCGCGGGGCAGGGGATCGCCGACCCGATCGCGGCCATCCTCTCCGGCGCGATGCTTGCCGAGCACCTGGGCCACGCCGATTCCGCCCGCGCGATCGAGGCTGCCGTGACCGCCCACCTTTCCGAGCGCACCGGCCGCCTTTCCACGCAGGAAGTGGGGGCCGACGTTCTGGCGCGCCTGTCTTAG
- the ilvC gene encoding ketol-acid reductoisomerase encodes MFYDADADLAVIQSKKVAIIGYGSQGHAHALNLRDSGVDVVVGLREGSKSREQAAEAGLAVATVAEAVASADVVMILTPDQFQAEIYKQDIEPNLKDGAALFFAHGFNIRFGYIAPKDTVDVCMVAPKGPGHTVRRQYEEGRGVPAIVAVEQDATGNAWALALSYAKAMGNLRAGGIKTTFTEETETDLFGEQAVLCGGVSQLIQYGFETLVEAGYQPEIAYFEVLHELKLIVDLINEGGITKQRWSCSDTAEYGDYVSGPRVVTPDVKEHMKDVLTDIQTGVFAKRFMDDQAAGAPEFLALRAAGEKHPVEETGRKLRSLFSWSASQRDADYVDGSAGR; translated from the coding sequence ATGTTCTACGACGCCGACGCCGACCTCGCCGTCATCCAGTCCAAGAAGGTAGCCATCATCGGCTACGGCTCCCAGGGCCACGCCCACGCGCTCAACCTGCGCGACTCCGGCGTGGACGTGGTGGTCGGTCTGCGCGAGGGCTCCAAGTCCCGCGAGCAGGCTGCCGAGGCCGGTTTGGCCGTGGCTACCGTTGCCGAGGCGGTCGCCTCCGCCGACGTGGTGATGATCCTGACCCCGGACCAGTTCCAGGCGGAGATCTACAAGCAGGACATCGAGCCGAACCTGAAGGACGGTGCCGCCCTGTTCTTTGCCCACGGCTTCAACATTCGCTTCGGCTACATCGCCCCGAAGGACACCGTGGACGTGTGCATGGTCGCCCCGAAGGGCCCGGGTCACACCGTTCGCCGCCAGTACGAGGAGGGCCGCGGCGTGCCCGCGATCGTGGCCGTGGAGCAGGACGCCACCGGCAACGCCTGGGCGCTGGCTCTCTCCTACGCCAAGGCGATGGGTAACCTGCGCGCCGGCGGCATCAAGACCACCTTCACCGAGGAGACCGAGACGGACCTGTTCGGCGAGCAGGCCGTCCTGTGCGGTGGTGTTTCCCAGCTGATCCAGTACGGTTTCGAGACCCTGGTCGAGGCCGGTTACCAGCCGGAGATCGCCTACTTCGAGGTGCTGCACGAGCTGAAGCTGATCGTCGACCTGATCAACGAGGGTGGCATCACCAAGCAGCGTTGGTCTTGCTCCGACACCGCCGAGTACGGCGACTACGTCTCCGGCCCGCGCGTTGTCACCCCGGACGTGAAGGAGCACATGAAGGACGTCCTGACCGACATCCAGACCGGCGTTTTCGCCAAGCGTTTCATGGACGACCAGGCCGCCGGCGCCCCCGAGTTCCTGGCCCTGCGCGCCGCTGGCGAGAAGCACCCGGTGGAGGAGACCGGCCGCAAGCTGCGTTCCCTCTTCTCCTGGTCCGCCTCTCAGCGCGACGCCGACTACGTGGACGGCTCTGCCGGCCGCTGA
- the ilvN gene encoding acetolactate synthase small subunit yields the protein MTGLKTLSILVENKPGVLTRISALFARRAFNIHSLAVGPTEVPTISRVTALVDPDPEALKQIRKQLDKLVNVLEVHLLDAENSVQRELMLVKVAANATNRTSVLEIVDLFRAHVVDVHTDSIVVETLGSRSKIAALLEALSPYGITEIAKSGAVAITRGPASLTQQFKENNRG from the coding sequence GTGACCGGCCTGAAGACCCTTTCCATCCTGGTTGAGAACAAGCCGGGCGTGCTCACCCGCATCTCGGCGCTCTTCGCGCGCCGCGCCTTCAACATCCACTCCCTGGCCGTGGGCCCCACCGAGGTTCCCACCATCTCCCGCGTGACCGCGCTGGTGGACCCGGACCCGGAGGCGCTCAAGCAGATCCGCAAGCAGCTGGACAAGCTGGTCAACGTGCTTGAGGTGCACCTGCTGGACGCCGAGAACTCGGTGCAGCGCGAGCTCATGCTGGTGAAGGTGGCCGCTAACGCCACCAACCGGACCTCAGTTTTGGAGATCGTGGACTTGTTCCGGGCCCACGTGGTGGACGTGCACACGGACTCGATCGTGGTCGAGACCCTGGGCTCGCGCTCCAAGATCGCAGCGCTCCTGGAGGCGCTGTCCCCCTACGGAATTACCGAAATTGCAAAGTCTGGCGCCGTTGCAATCACGCGCGGCCCCGCCTCTCTCACCCAACAGTTCAAGGAGAACAACCGTGGCTGA
- a CDS encoding acetolactate synthase large subunit, translating into MTSNAEETAAPATAESMEGGNVVQPQRMNGARAVVATLEALGVTDVFGMPGGAILPIYDELYSAKLRHILVRHEQGAGHAAEGYAHATGKVGVCMATSGPGATNLITALADANMDSVPVLAITGQVGRAAMGTDAFQEADIVGATMPMTKHSYLVTEAADIPRVIAEAYHLAGSGRPGPVLVDIPKSVQVAEMDFTWPVQMDLPGYHPPTTPRESRVAAAAELIARAKRPVAYVGGGVSRAGASEELAAFIEATGMPVVTTLNARGAFPDSHPLHYGMPGMHGTVAAVGALQRADLIVALGARFDDRVTGLPSSFAPKAQVVHVDIDAAELHKIRKADVAIVADVKLTLPALTRAATQAYATMGRPDLSAWVYKLSEMRSTYPLGWSEPEDGLLSPQYVISQIGELAGENGVFVTGVGQHQMWSSQFIKYERPRTYISSGGLGTMGFGVPAAMGAKVARPDANVWCIDGDGCFQMTNQELATCSLNGIPIKVAIINNSSLGMVRQWQTLFFEQRYSNTDLHTGYEDVVIPDFVKLAEALGCEARRVHTKEEVAEAIQWANSINDRPVVIDFRVGRDAMVWPMVAAGVSNDEIKYARDIAPAWDDEEEML; encoded by the coding sequence ATGACGAGCAATGCGGAAGAGACCGCAGCGCCCGCCACCGCGGAATCGATGGAGGGCGGCAACGTCGTGCAGCCCCAGCGCATGAACGGGGCGCGGGCGGTAGTAGCCACCCTTGAGGCTCTAGGCGTCACCGACGTCTTCGGCATGCCGGGCGGGGCCATCCTCCCCATCTACGACGAGCTCTACTCCGCCAAGCTGCGCCACATCTTGGTGCGCCACGAGCAGGGGGCGGGCCACGCCGCAGAGGGCTACGCCCACGCCACCGGTAAGGTGGGCGTCTGCATGGCCACCTCTGGCCCCGGCGCCACCAACCTCATCACCGCGCTGGCCGACGCCAACATGGACTCCGTGCCCGTCCTGGCCATCACCGGCCAGGTGGGCCGCGCCGCGATGGGAACGGACGCGTTCCAGGAGGCTGACATCGTCGGCGCCACCATGCCGATGACCAAGCACTCCTACCTGGTCACGGAGGCAGCCGACATCCCGCGCGTCATCGCCGAGGCCTACCACCTGGCGGGCTCGGGTCGGCCCGGCCCGGTCCTGGTCGACATCCCCAAGAGCGTCCAGGTGGCGGAGATGGACTTCACCTGGCCGGTCCAGATGGACCTGCCCGGCTACCATCCGCCCACCACTCCGCGCGAATCTCGCGTTGCGGCCGCAGCGGAACTGATCGCCCGGGCGAAGCGGCCGGTGGCCTACGTCGGCGGTGGTGTTTCCCGCGCGGGTGCCAGCGAGGAACTGGCCGCGTTCATCGAGGCGACCGGCATGCCCGTCGTCACCACTCTGAACGCTCGCGGCGCCTTCCCCGACTCCCACCCCCTCCACTACGGCATGCCCGGCATGCACGGCACCGTGGCCGCGGTGGGCGCGCTGCAGCGGGCCGACCTGATCGTCGCCCTGGGCGCGCGCTTCGACGACCGCGTCACCGGCCTGCCCTCCTCCTTCGCCCCCAAGGCGCAGGTGGTGCACGTCGACATCGACGCCGCCGAGCTGCACAAGATCCGCAAGGCCGACGTCGCCATCGTGGCCGACGTCAAGCTCACGCTGCCCGCCCTGACCCGCGCCGCCACCCAGGCCTACGCCACCATGGGCCGCCCGGACCTGAGCGCGTGGGTCTACAAGCTCTCCGAGATGCGCTCCACCTACCCGCTGGGCTGGAGCGAGCCGGAGGACGGCCTGCTCTCCCCGCAGTATGTCATCTCCCAGATCGGCGAGCTGGCGGGTGAGAACGGCGTGTTCGTCACCGGCGTGGGCCAGCACCAGATGTGGTCCAGCCAGTTCATCAAGTACGAGCGCCCGCGCACCTACATCTCCTCCGGTGGCCTGGGCACCATGGGATTTGGCGTCCCGGCCGCGATGGGCGCCAAGGTGGCCCGCCCGGACGCGAACGTGTGGTGCATCGACGGGGACGGCTGCTTCCAGATGACCAACCAGGAGTTGGCCACCTGCTCCCTGAACGGCATCCCGATCAAGGTGGCGATCATCAACAACTCCTCCCTGGGCATGGTGCGCCAGTGGCAGACGCTCTTCTTCGAGCAGCGCTACTCCAACACCGACCTGCACACCGGGTACGAGGACGTGGTGATCCCCGACTTCGTGAAGCTGGCCGAGGCCCTGGGGTGCGAGGCCCGCCGCGTCCACACCAAGGAAGAGGTGGCAGAGGCGATCCAGTGGGCCAACTCCATCAACGACCGCCCTGTGGTGATTGACTTCCGCGTGGGCCGCGACGCCATGGTCTGGCCGATGGTCGCCGCCGGCGTGTCTAATGACGAGATCAAGTACGCGCGTGACATCGCGCCGGCTTGGGACGACGAGGAGGAAATGCTGTGA